From the Papaver somniferum cultivar HN1 chromosome 2, ASM357369v1, whole genome shotgun sequence genome, the window ACAAAGGTGTCGTGTGGATGGTGCAACTATGATGGAACTTCGACGTAGGTGTCGTGCGGAATATCGTCGCATCTACGAAAAAAGATTTCCAATTTGAACATTGTTTCGAGATTTTAAAATATTTTCCCGAATATTGTCCaatatttatttttccttgattttccttgccttgaatttttctttgccttttcttagttgCGGTTTTGACTTGGTTGATATAACTTGGAGACTTCTTTGTTTCTTActtatttctttataactataacatatcttcttaacgataccttcaagcactactcctgaaaaatcaagttgtgttgccgaATCAAATTGGGTTTGAAATTGTGTCATTTgggaaatttcaaaaaaataaattagtttgagaaagagagaaatagagaaatttaGATGAAAAAAGACAGAATTAGAGAAAAATTTTGTGTAAAAATTTTGGGGTAAACTTCTGAGTttgaaaattacctatttatagcGATAAAGAACTAGGCGTTGGCGCTAAAGTTAACATCGAGCGATATTATAAATATCGTTGGCGTTATTGAAAATATCGACCGCTAGAAACTCTGTCGCTTAGTGGTTTTTCCATAGTGACGCAACTCGTtttccatgccacctggtatgcaaacaaCATTTTTTTGCCATGCCGATAGGAATAGGCCTCAGGGACGCTACTGGGGATGGCTTATGGGTGCTCCATCCACACCCAAATCTCAAAAACTCATCCAAAAACCATTTTTTCATGTGTaattttttgggaaaaaaaaaagCCCCCTAGAAATTTAATGTTTATCCCATAGCGTTATTTTAGCCCATCCAGGCTTAGAATCCTGCTTCAGTCGATGTATACCGTGgaaactccatataagaatacCCTACAAAGATTAAAACTCTCTATATATACAATTTTCTAATCCCAACTTCCCTTGTTCTTTGCAAAATTTATCTCAATATCAAAATAACCTCTCTAAGAGGTTTTACTCTACATGGGAATGAAAGTCTAATCTCAATTTTGGATACCGCATAATCGGTTTTGGTTGGTTTGGGTTGGTTTTTGGCGGTCTGCCAAACCGTGATGTTGACTTCAACCAAAATCACGATCTAAACTTTGCTATCCTTAAAACTTCGCTTTCTCTTCAATTAAGAAATTTTGTCTTAAAATATATCTAAATAATCAGCACCAAATCTTGGTGACAGAGACATGAGAATGCGAAAGGACATTAGACTTTTTTAGATTAACTTTCTATCTTACCCTCTCTTACACAAAAATATGCAGACAAACAATTTTGGAAGttttttattttgatgaagcaaaccccaaaacccaaacccaaatccaTCTCTAAACCAATATTCTTAATTCTTAGCAATCCAAAAACAGAAGACATCGATCTAACTAATTACTTTTCCTTCCACCCACAGTTTTCTTCTCTGTTCAACTTCTTCAtagattcttcatcttcttaaacCATAATCATAACTCTTTGATAACTTTTTTCTAATCAAAAGTTGATAATcatgttggaagaagaaagacTAACAAGAGCAATTGAACAAGGAATGAAACTATCAAAAAGAATATATTATGGTAAAGGAGAAAACAATCCTAGCCAGAATTACTCTGTTGTTTCACCTCCACAACAACAACCTATAATGGACAAGAAATTATcagcaccatcatcatcatcgtttagtaattcttattcttcttatctaTTACCAACATCTCCAATGGTTTATGCAGTAATATCTGATCCATCGATAGTAGATAATCCTGATATACCAAGTTTTCAACCACATATACATGGAAAATGCGTTCCTACAGCTTTGATCCCTCTGCATATGAAACAAATTTCAATGGAAATTGAGTGTTTTCTAGATACTGCTTTTGTTACTGTCATTGGGGTATGGAGAGTTCATTGTGTTAAGCGGAACCGGAGCTGTTTTTGTCGCTTGATCGTGCCCATGGCAGAACAGGTGAGATTTTTGTGCATGGACTGTCATACTCTCTATTTCAGTTGACTATGTATTCTAGAAATTGGAATTTGCATATTCCTTGTTCTTAAGaaagaaattttcggaattggCTAACAGGGTTCAGTTCTAGGTGTTAAGGTTGATGTTAATGGAAGAGAATATACAACTCAGCTAATCCCCGTTGATGAAAATATGGATACTGGGAAACTAGTGAAATCCCACCGGGGAGGCTTCTTAACCCCTGAAATGTTTGCCATAACAATTCCACAGGTAGTTTTCTGGTGAATTCATTGACATTACAGTTGTTGTCTAATGCACGTAATAGCGTAAATATTTTCTTGCTGATCATATCTCCATGTATATTTTTGGCCTACATTTTCCTAAGGTTGAAGGAGGTTCAAATATTTCAGTTAAAATCAATTGGTCGCAGAAATTGTCATTTACTAGTGGGCAGTTCTCCCTCACTATACCATTCAAGTTTCCCGAATTCGTTACTCCTCCTGTAAAGGGAAATTCCAAAATTGAAAAGATAACGTTGAATGTAGAGTCTGGTGCTGAAGCTGAAGTTCTAGGCTTGAAAGTTAGCCATCCTTTGAAGGTCAGTGCCCATCAAAGTTATTCAAACTCATTTGCACGTGTATTGCTATATATTATTCAAGCGAACGATTCCTTGGTTTTCAGATTGTAAGAAAGCAAGTGGGGAGGTTAGAGTGTTCATATGAAGCAGATGTGTCGACATGGTCACAGAATAAATTCAGGTTTTCATACGCGATAAGTTGCACAGCAGTTAGTCGCTTTACACAATCCTTTCCTTGACCTACATTAATGTGCATGAAGTTATTTGTTATACCATTATACATCGAAGATAAACTTAGTTGCGTGGTAATGTTTTTAGGTTTCCACAAGTGACATATTGGGTGGGTTGCTGTTATATTCTCCATCTAAGCAAGACTTGGATAAAAGGGAGATGTTCTGCTTTTACCTTTATCCCGGCCATAACCAGAGCAAAAAGGTGCAAAATATTAGCGATGATGGGTTTAAATCTTGCGAACATGGTAATCCAATATGTGCACTCTTACACCATTGATAAATTATTGTCAGGTATTTAGAAAGGAAGTTGTATTTCTCATTGATATTAGTGGAAGCATGCAAGGAAGGCCCCTCGAGAGCGTCAAGGACGCGCTGTTTGCAGCCCTAAGGAATCTCAATCAGGAGGACTCATTTAGTCTTATAGCACTCAGTGGAGAAACTTTCTTATTCTCGTCAACACTTCAATTGGCAACCACAGAAACAGTTGAAAAAGCAACTCTGTGGATCCAGACGAACTTCGTTGCAGCAGGCGGAACAAACATTCTACTACCCCTGAGTCAAGTAGAGTCTTCTGTGTTCTTCAGATTAGCTTTCGGTTCACTTTCATATCTAAGTTCAATTTTCTATATTAACGGTGGGTAATACTGCGTTTTTGTGTAGGCAATGGAGATGCTCTCTAATATATTTGATTCAGACTCGATTTCTCACATATTTCTCATTACTGATGGAAGTGTTGAAAATGAAAAACACATATGTGAACTTATACGAAATCAAGTGGCTGCTAAAGGATCGAGGTTTCCCCGTATTTCCACATTTGGTATAGGCAAGTACCTTCTTCCGTTTAGTTTAAATATTGCTTGTTTTTTCTTTGTATATTCTTCCAAATGGTATTTCGCTTTGGCAATATTAAATCATACGCCATATTTACGCCAGCAGTGAAGCTACTAGATTATGTTTGTATGTCAATCGTGTAATTTGGCTAACTTGTTATGGAAAATGGTAGGTATACACTGTAACCATTATTTCTTGCAAATGCTTGCACTAATCAGCAAAGGTCATTACGGTGCTGCATTACATCCAGGTTGTTCATAAACTGTATCAATGTGGTGGCATTCAAATTGTTTTACTGAcataagatcttcatctgaaacaaAAGTTTTTACTAAGCCTTTTTCATTTTATCCAGATCATATTGAAATTCAATTCCAAAGACTATTTACTACAGCTTCTTCTACAGTTCTTGCAAACATAGTCGTAGATGAATTGAATCATTTGGATGCAATTGAGGTTTGCTTATCCATCACTACAAAAGTTCCTTGAAATGGTCATATTAATCTGTGCACTTGAGCTTTTTTGCTTTGGCAGGTCTTGTTTCGTGTTCTTAGTGGTAGTCATTTTCCGCATTTGTCCGCTGTAGGTTTATCCCCGCTACATTCCGGATCTTTCCTCTGGAAACCCATTAATAGTATCCGGCAGATACAAAGGGGAATTTCCCGATTCTCTTAAAATTAGTGGTTTCTTATCAGATGTGAGTAACTTCACAATAAACCTGAAGCCACAAAGGGCAAAGGGAATAATCGCTCTTGAAAGAGTAAGGCGCTAACTTCTAGTTATGATGTTTTCGACATAATTCTCATAAATCTTTCCGTTTCTGGTTGAAGAACTAAACACCTAGGCGAATATGTTCTTGCTTTTCCTTAGGTGGTTGCCAAGAAACAGATTGACTTACTCACAGCTCAAGCGTGGCTTTCACAAAGTAAAGAACTCGAGGAGAAGGTTGTTTATTTTCGGTCCTTTCGAATTTACAAGCTTTTCCATATTCCGGACTTCTGAATGGACATTTTTGTAAATTGTTATAGTGGCTTTTGAATGCTTCAAAGTTAGATGGACTTACTCAAGTTACgtttttgttgaaggttgcaCAAATAAGTATACAAAGCAGCGTTCCATCTGAATACACTCGAATGATCTTATGTCAGACCGAAAGAGAAATCCAAGCATTCGAATCAGTTGGATTACAAGAGGTATGGATTTGCCTTATGGCACTACAGTTGCACTGGTCTGAACACATATACATCTAATTACGCTTTGGTGTTTCTTTATGACGAATTAGGTTCACAGAGTTAACCTGGAAAAGCTTGTAGACTCTAAAGGACGCAAGATAATTTTGCTGAGAAGTTTGGGTTATGGATTTGGTAGCATAAAAGCCACTGCAGAAAATGTTTTCCCAAGATTTGGAGATCCATTATTCCCTGATTCTGCATCAGACCCTATCACCAAGGCCGCTTCAACCTTTTGCGCCCAGTACTGTCATTGTTGTTGCTGTATGTGCTTAATTCGTACTTGTTCTCATGTAAATAATCAATGTGCCGTCGTTCTTTCTCAGTTTATTACCGCATTAACATGTTTTGGATGCCTCGAATGTTGCGTGGATTTGTGCTGCGACTTCTAATGGTAAAGGAAAAATATGTACTTCCATTTGTTCATGCAAACAGATTTAAGTGACAGTTATTAGAAAAGCCACAAAATCATTACGGAAGTTTGTAAATGTTTACCTCTCTTTCTCGATTTTGATGTTCTTatgtaaggaatgcaaattgtatCTTTGAAGGTTTTGTTGGCTGAAAAGTTGTTCATTTGCATCATCTCCAACAGTGGTAGTGCATTTGAGAAACTTGCCGCCACGATGGGGAATAATAAATTAGGCTTTAAAGGGGAAATTAGGTTTTTGAGAAACTTGTCCCAGGAGGCCACGACCTAAAACCTACGTCTTGCCGTTTGGCCCCAAAACATTATTTTACCCGGTGACGCGAACCAAAAGTTTAGCCTGATTCAAAACATGACGTGTCCCGAATTCTGCATTGAAGTTATGCGATATTTTCCGGTATTTGGTGTGACAATGCTAACATCCAGTGGCACGCCAGTTACATGAAGAAAACTTCCATCTGCGTGGTTGTcagttgtcactgttgaagaatgcACTAAGCTTTGCCTACCTAATCCTCGCCGCATCACCAAGAGAATTTCTCGTGAATGCATTAGTTAAATTTTAGGTGGAACATTCATTTATCTGCTGCTAAAATTTGGGTGACCAAATCCTATTAGTTGGAACATGCACACTGAATTAATTTCTTCCTATAAATTAAAACATTTTTCTGTAGCCAAGGAGAAGAGAAGCGAAACTAAAAACTTACTACTAGTTTATTGGGAGGCAAATGTTCTTTATTCTAGATGatcttattattttttgtatagaTTCTAGCTAGCTTCTTTATACATCACACTGTTCAATCATGGAGCTAGCTGTATAACTTTTCTGCATGCCTACAATGAAATTGCAAAATTTATTGTAAatcaaagaggaggaatacaTAACATTACCGCGAGTGTTCATATACATGGACTATGGATCAGTACGATCACTATACACGGATCTGATCCAAAGGCCATGTATGGTGAATACCCCTTGGTAATGTACTAGGACAGTTTTGGCCTCTTGACTTAACAGTTTGAGCTCTAAAACCACAGAGCAGTAGTACCCGAGTCATCTCCAATATCAAGAGGTTACTGTAGCATTTCTCTTCAGTCCATATTAACTGGTTTTTGCATCAATTTGCTATTCTTACATGTACGCTGCAGGTATAAGCAAGGAAATATGGAGCAAGACAATGCCAGAGGGTCTTAGAATGAAGAAGTACTTCAGTGAAGGACCTGACGGGACACTTATATTCCTCATAACTCAAATATGCAGGTAAAGATGCATGGGATGAAGAACCAGAAGCTTCTGGGAGTGATGTGAAGCAAATGATTCTGAACATTACAAGGTTATCCCCGGAAGAAAAcataatgaagaaaaaaagaaaaacagtcaTTCTAGTGCAACATATCAGCAGTCATCCATGTTAAACAGAAGAATAAAAAAGTTAATCATCCATGTTAAATAGAAGAACACGAACtttaatgaaaaaaaaagttCCATTGCCGGGATTTGAACCCGGGTCGCCTGGGTGAAAGCCAGGTATCCTAACCGGGCTGGACTACAATGGAATGTTGCTCAATTGAGAGAGCAATAGGGCCTCTTAAATTGTGTTAATATAATACAAAATGAGTCAGCACTGAAATTGTGTTAATATAATACAATTATAGGATTCGGCATATTAGCCTTCTTCACCACTTGGGAAAACTTACTGAGGATGCTTAAGACTttctgaaaagattgaggaattaTTTGGTCATCCACGACCCTCTTACTAGATTAGGCAGTTTTTTATTCCATCACATAGAACTCGCTATTCAAAAAAATGTTGGAACCCATTTTGTTGATAGATTTCCGACCagcttcttgtaaacactttttcttttcattattttaaattaaaatattattattttaaagaataATTCTTAGTTTCTATGTAAAAAAATTATAAGATTATAAATACATTCTTTGCagctaaaatatatttttcaccAAAAATAAATTTCTTGTTGCTTTCTTAACATTTGTTTTGAATAATAATCTTATTCGTAAAAATAAAAAACTCTTCATATAAATTCGAGTTTTGAAGCTAAAATGGAATCATTACTCCGGTCTTGATCGGCAGCACAATAGAACTGAAATCCTATGATATTATCCCAAGCTAATGTATTCAGAGTTTGGGATTGCTTTGTTCGCTTTAATTTCTTCAAAATAACAGCAAAAGAGGCACGATCGTCCAATTAAGGCGAGGAACATATCGTCAGTAAAAGGGATAGGACGAGAAGTGCATCCCTAAAAGGGCGAACCAGACGACCTAACTTAAATATACGTTATTGTAACTGGAATTAGCGTTGCTGTTGTTACCAGACTTGCCCTATAATGGGTCCTCATTAATGGATTTAGATTGCTCTCATTTCAATTACCAGTCTCCAAAAGACCAGTAGTGTTATTTCATATTACTACCTCCCCGTGTTAGGATTGGGTAAATTGTGAGCGCACTTCCTTCTTTGGATGTGGTAGTCGTTTCTCAGGATCCCTCTCTGGTATTCAACCCTTATTCTGCGTCACCCGTCACCACCATTGTTTTCACTGTCGAAAGTTGATAGACGAACATTTCAAATTCACAACCTCCAGTGAAACGTGCAAACAAATATATCGGGAATTTTATGTGAAAATGAATAAATCTTGAATGGCCACAATTTTAGCCTATACacaggggcggagccagcccaTTGCAAGGGTTGGCAGTTGCACCCCCTTGATTTTTGAAATCTATACTAGGTCTTCTGTGATTCaagccaaaaaaataaaaatgaaaaaaagtctGCACCCCTAAAATCTCAATGTTTGCATCCCCTTCCTAATGAAAACACCTTGCTTGTTTCTCTCAtcacagaaggaaaaaaaaagcaacaAACGTATTCGGCtcccaatttttttcttttcccagtTACATCACGAGATTTAGCGCTTAGGTGGTACGTTTGCTAGTGTTTTGATAATTAGAATTGCGTAGATTCATCATAAGGACCAGATACCTTCTCAATTTAATTTTGGAGTTTAAATTTAGGGTTCAAGCTAAATTTTGGTGATTTTAGAATAACTCTTTTTGCATGCAAAATTAAAAGATTGGGTTATTTACTATTTCTACAGAACTGTTGTTTAATCAAATTTATTCGGTTCGATAATTAAGATTGTATTCTGTTTAGATATGGCTAGGTTTGTAATCATGAGAAAGGGAACACCAAGATCGCCTTCATCTTCCATTACTACTTGTCGGCAACAAGTACCTTCAGTTTCCAGTATCCAACGACCATTTTGTTTGTAACATAAATGCAGAGGATAATAGAGTGTATATCTTAATTTATCTTCAACTGCTCCGCAAATCGTTATCAACTTGTCGGACGACTTGGATTAAGGTAACGTCTAGTATCCATAAGAATGATAAAGTAGTTGAGCCATGATCAGATGAATCACAATTAGCCACTTGGAAAATAACTTTGAAGTTGGTTGCAGTAAAGATTATTACAAGTCTTTGTTTAGGTATGGATAGGCTTGAATGTTATCTTTAATAGATAGTTATTGATCAACGGTATTTATCCTCACATAAAGTCTTCAACGTTTGTATTAGTAGATTATAGATCAAAATGAAGCATATTTTCCCATCCAAGACCTCTTTGTGGTGGAGGTTGCACCTTGTGTATTATGAAATTGTTGATATTTACCATTACTAGGTGACTGTAACATAATCTTGgttgtgaaataaaaaaaattcttataatttttattttgccGTGTATTTTTTCTTGCACCCCTCTCCCAAAATCCTGACTCCACCCCTACACATGAAAAATCACATTCTTAAAATCTGTGCCTAATTTAAAATCAAACCATGGTGAAGGACCCGAGATCCTCCACTATATATAGTATAACCCAAAATTTGCTTGGTTGACTAAATTATGCTTTACGGGCCAAAATCCGCACGCCGTGCTGGGTCAAGAGGATAACTGCGCCCGCCCTTAGTAAAACAAACCTTCACAAAGCTAAAAATCCTGATTCTAGTCTCCAATCCTCTTccgacagagagagagagagtgagagAGAGCAGAGCTACACTTGTTTCTCTTCTCGTCCTCATCCTTCAATTCGGCAGATCCACTGGTAAGTTCACCCCAATTCCTGAATTTTCTATTTCTACATCACTTTTAAGTTATGGGTTTCTTTCAATTTTCAGCTATTTCTTTGATTTGGGTTTCCTTTTTCCTGTTCAAAATACTAGGGTTTTCCATTATCTTTAGTTCACAAGAAACTGAAAACCCCCCTTTATACACTTGTCTGAAATTACACAAAAAGGAGCAAAGTTTATTAAGAAATCAGCAATTTTTATCTGTTTATGGTTGAATCTTGACTCATACATCATTACAAATGTTTCAATTTTACCCAAAGTATCAAGCCTAGGGTTATCTGGGGTGGGAGGTTGCCTTACAAACATAATTTTAGGTCAAGTATGAGGTAAGGTAAGGGAAGGTATTGATTTAGTCCTAATACTAGTAGTCCATGATGGACACGCCACTACCCACTAGGAGAGGCATGAATCATTCCTTCCACACCATTTCAAGAATCTTTCTTTCGCTTTCCCACCATTATAAAAAACCGTAATTTATATCTCATTATTATTCCCATCTTTTCTATCTCTATCTCTTTGGTTTAGTTTATTTCTGTTGACTTGTTAAATTGCAGGGTCGGAGTTTGTAGATTGTTGGAAAAATGGATCAACAGGTGTTGATTGCTCTTGCTCTTTCTATGCTTGGTGGATTGAGTACTTCGTTAGGTGCGCTTGTTGTGATCCTTAATGATGCCCCCAATTTGAAGATGCTTGGGCTTTTACAGGGGTTTGCCGCGGGTCTTATGCTGAGTATTTCGTTTCTTGATTTGGCGCATAATGCGATAAATTCGATTGGTTTCTTGAAAGGAAATGTTTGGTTTTTCGGTGGTGTTATTTTCTTTGCGATTGTGTCTAGTTTTATTCCGGAACCTACTCTTGCTCCGGCTGTGGATTCAAAAAGCAAAAAGAAGGGTGGTGATGCAGGGGGTAAAGATACGTTGAAAAAGCATCGCCGACAAGTTCTGTTCAGTGGGATTATTACTGCGATTGGTATTAGCTTGCATAATTTCCCTGAAGGAATGGCGGTCTTCCTTGGATCAATGAAGGGACTTCGAGTTGGTATCAACTTGGCTTTTGCTATTGCTTTGCATAACATTCCTGAGGGTGTTGCTGTTGCACTTCCTGTCTATTTTGCAACACAGAGCAAATGGCAAGCATTCAAGCTGGCAACTCTTTCTGGTCTTGCCGAGCCCCTTGGTGTGATTATTGTAGCTTATCTATTTCCAAGCAGTCTAAACCCTGAAATTCTCGAGGGATTGCTAGGAGGAGTTGGTGGAGTTATGGCTTTTCTGACGTTACATGAAATGCTCCCCTTGGCGTTTGATTATGCAGGTCCAAAGCAAGCTGTCAAGGCTGTATTTTTGGGAATGGCTTTTATGTCTGCAAGCCTGTATTTCCTTGAGATCAGCTTGCCCAAGGATATAAGCTTGTAAAGATGCACAGACTCTTCGTTGACTGATTAGCACTCAACTGACTAGAGTTAATTATGAGCCATATTCATGTATATCTCATTCTGCGTACTGCTGTTAATCCGAAATGATGTTATAAATTTTAAGGCTATAATAGGCTTGTAAATTTGACTGCAGTTCTCTTTATATTGCTTCAGTAATTTCCATTCATCCTGTAAATTTGTTACAACTTTTAAGCTCTGAAATTTGGATTTTGCACTTTGGCAAGATTTGCATATCATGTTTTAACCCCGTCCAGGCTTTGGTCTAAGTGGTCCTCCGACACCCAGCTGAGCTCATCAGCCTGGACATTCAGTTCGACTGAAAAACATGACTGGTACTGGTCCTTTTTCCAGGCATTATCACTCCCTGAAATTTTTGTTTTGGTGCGCATTTCTCTGCACGAAGCTTGATCAAATAGtctgtaaatattttatttttgtttgtcaaTGGTGTTCCTCTAGATTTGGTACGAGGTTATATATCCTTCATAATCAATAGGCAACATCAACTATTTACAGTTTATGACATTCAGACTCGAAGTCTGACTCATGTATCCAAATATTTTTCAGCTTAGAACTCAGAAGTGTAGAATCAGATTGAGAGCGATCGTAATTATACGAGTCAGACCCACAGGTGAGTTGGGTGAGTCAGAAAGAACAGTTAGCCTCCCCCACACTGAAATACAATTGGGTGATTTTTTTTCTTAGCAAATCCGACTAAAGGCTACTCAAAATTTGGACCATTTCTCGATTTGTGTGTCATTCATGTGCCGTGGACATGTTAATCTTCTTTCATCCTACGAAAGTTTTTCTAAGTTTATTATTCTTGGTTTGGTCAAGGCGGTGGTTCATCCCCGAACTTTCTATCCAACACTAGAATATAAATTTCAATtatgaatagataaatataaGTTTCATTAAACATGGTTCGGTGTTTTTTCATAATATTAATACAAGGTAAAATGCTAACAAACAGCTCTTTGAACAACTTAAACCAAGAGTGTGCAGAATTACTGCAAAATATGTCCAGGAGATCCAAATAAgctatttttcttctctttttttttttctttaaatcagTCTCTCTAATAATCTTAAATACATTTTCTTAATCAACTATGCTCGAGAGGTCCAAATaagtcatttttcttttctttttcccctTAACTCGGTTTCTCTATCAATAATCTTAAATACCTTTCTTAATCAACTATGATTGTTAGTAGTTAAAATTTGATGCCACTTAATATGTTTCTCCAGATGGAATTTACTTAACTGAGTACATTAACTTCTGCCTCTTTCTTCTCcaattcatttatttatttatttatttttgatgtaTCCAATTCACTTATTTCACTTTACATGATTTTGGGCTTTGCAGGAAGGCATTTTGAGCGTTTGGTTGGAACTCTAAATCGAATCATGTGTTTTGGGATGACATTTGTGTctgtaaaccaaaataaaacatatGTCCCCATCCAAGACCTCTTGCTGGTTTAGGTTGACACTTGTGTCTGTAAACCAAAAGGAGACATGTCCCCATCCAACACCTCTTGCTGGTTTAGGTTGCACCTTGTGTGTTGTAATTTAGCTGAAACAATCACATTGTGGAATGATATTTCATGGAggtaggatccatggacactcttaaatggataaggttagaTAAGATTTGCGTCATTTTTTCCGCAAAATCCAAACGataatgaatttaagtgtaataatattttgatgatatgttcctatTATAATattctacattcctacaaaaaaaaaatgaacgcaattcgagatagcaaacctcaccatctaccaatcttaattttaaccattaaatttgaacggctgatattcaaaggggtagatggtcgttttatacatctcaaattgtgttcattttttgtaggaatgtagagtcttataagagaaacatatcatcaaaatattacacttaaattcattatCGTTTAGATTTTGCGGAAAAAATGGCGCAAATCTTATCTGACCATGTCTATCTAAAAGTGTCCATGGATTCTCCATCTTTTTTAtgtgcaacaaaaaaaaagatattttgctaatttttccgtgtattttttttttttttttgcactcaTTTCTTTCCATCCTGGTTCTACACCTGCCTCTCCTTATACAATGTGTGCTATTTCGCACATTCTAAGATATATGTCGTATGCCTTTATTGTGATTAAAGAATTATTATGCTTGTTACTGTACATGAGCGATTAGTTAGGATAATTGAAGCTTGTTTAAGCTTTACTGTGCTCAAAGTTGTCGCGAAAATGGGAGCAAGCACTAATTTAATAGCAATAAGCCACATGCAGCATGCATATGTTGTTTAAACTGAAAAAAAGAAGTTTGGACATCGTTAATATTATTTAATCATATGCATCAATCATTCTTCATTTTCTGACATTTGGGAAATACACTAAATTTGGGTTAGTTCCAGATGTATTTGATTTGGTCAGATTTTGTTTCTTTGTCGCCCACCACCGTGGTAGCGATCATCTACCACCCACGAGTGACAGATTCAGGTGAGTTCGGGGAGTGAGTTGGGGGAGTCGAGAAATAACAAGTAGCCT encodes:
- the LOC113350375 gene encoding von Willebrand factor A domain-containing protein 5A-like isoform X3, with protein sequence MLEEERLTRAIEQGMKLSKRIYYGKGENNPSQNYSVVSPPQQQPIMDKKLSAPSSSSFSNSYSSYLLPTSPMVYAVISDPSIVDNPDIPSFQPHIHGKCVPTALIPLHMKQISMEIECFLDTAFVTVIGVWRVHCVKRNRSCFCRLIVPMAEQGSVLGVKVDVNGREYTTQLIPVDENMDTGKLVKSHRGGFLTPEMFAITIPQVEGGSNISVKINWSQKLSFTSGQFSLTIPFKFPEFVTPPVKGNSKIEKITLNVESGAEAEVLGLKVSHPLKIVRKQVGRLECSYEADVSTWSQNKFRFSYAISCTAVSTSDILGGLLLYSPSKQDLDKREMFCFYLYPGHNQSKKVFRKEVVFLIDISGSMQGRPLESVKDALFAALRNLNQEDSFSLIALSGETFLFSSTLQLATTETVEKATLWIQTNFVAAGGTNILLPLSQAMEMLSNIFDSDSISHIFLITDGSVENEKHICELIRNQVAAKGSRFPRISTFGIDHIEIQFQRLFTTASSTVLANIVVDELNHLDAIEVYPRYIPDLSSGNPLIVSGRYKGEFPDSLKISGFLSDVSNFTINLKPQRAKGIIALERVVAKKQIDLLTAQAWLSQSKELEEKVAQISIQSSVPSEYTRMILCQTEREIQAFESVGLQEVHRVNLEKLVDSKGRKIILLRSLGYGFGSIKATAENVFPRFGDPLFPDSASDPITKAASTFCAQYCHCCCCMCLIRTCSHVNNQCAVVLSQFITALTCFGCLECCVDLCCDF
- the LOC113350375 gene encoding von Willebrand factor A domain-containing protein 5A-like isoform X1, translated to MLEEERLTRAIEQGMKLSKRIYYGKGENNPSQNYSVVSPPQQQPIMDKKLSAPSSSSFSNSYSSYLLPTSPMVYAVISDPSIVDNPDIPSFQPHIHGKCVPTALIPLHMKQISMEIECFLDTAFVTVIGVWRVHCVKRNRSCFCRLIVPMAEQGSVLGVKVDVNGREYTTQLIPVDENMDTGKLVKSHRGGFLTPEMFAITIPQVEGGSNISVKINWSQKLSFTSGQFSLTIPFKFPEFVTPPVKGNSKIEKITLNVESGAEAEVLGLKVSHPLKIVRKQVGRLECSYEADVSTWSQNKFRFSYAISCTAVSTSDILGGLLLYSPSKQDLDKREMFCFYLYPGHNQSKKVFRKEVVFLIDISGSMQGRPLESVKDALFAALRNLNQEDSFSLIALSGETFLFSSTLQLATTETVEKATLWIQTNFVAAGGTNILLPLSQAMEMLSNIFDSDSISHIFLITDGSVENEKHICELIRNQVAAKGSRFPRISTFGIGIHCNHYFLQMLALISKGHYGAALHPDHIEIQFQRLFTTASSTVLANIVVDELNHLDAIEVYPRYIPDLSSGNPLIVSGRYKGEFPDSLKISGFLSDVSNFTINLKPQRAKGIIALERVVAKKQIDLLTAQAWLSQSKELEEKVAQISIQSSVPSEYTRMILCQTEREIQAFESVGLQEVHRVNLEKLVDSKGRKIILLRSLGYGFGSIKATAENVFPRFGDPLFPDSASDPITKAASTFCAQYCHCCCCMCLIRTCSHVNNQCAVVLSQFITALTCFGCLECCVDLCCDF
- the LOC113350375 gene encoding von Willebrand factor A domain-containing protein 5A-like isoform X2; this translates as MLEEERLTRAIEQGMKLSKRIYYGKGENNPSQNYSVVSPPQQQPIMDKKLSAPSSSSFSNSYSSYLLPTSPMVYAVISDPSIVDNPDIPSFQPHIHGKCVPTALIPLHMKQISMEIECFLDTAFVTVIGVWRVHCVKRNRSCFCRLIVPMAEQVDVNGREYTTQLIPVDENMDTGKLVKSHRGGFLTPEMFAITIPQVEGGSNISVKINWSQKLSFTSGQFSLTIPFKFPEFVTPPVKGNSKIEKITLNVESGAEAEVLGLKVSHPLKIVRKQVGRLECSYEADVSTWSQNKFRFSYAISCTAVSTSDILGGLLLYSPSKQDLDKREMFCFYLYPGHNQSKKVFRKEVVFLIDISGSMQGRPLESVKDALFAALRNLNQEDSFSLIALSGETFLFSSTLQLATTETVEKATLWIQTNFVAAGGTNILLPLSQAMEMLSNIFDSDSISHIFLITDGSVENEKHICELIRNQVAAKGSRFPRISTFGIGIHCNHYFLQMLALISKGHYGAALHPDHIEIQFQRLFTTASSTVLANIVVDELNHLDAIEVYPRYIPDLSSGNPLIVSGRYKGEFPDSLKISGFLSDVSNFTINLKPQRAKGIIALERVVAKKQIDLLTAQAWLSQSKELEEKVAQISIQSSVPSEYTRMILCQTEREIQAFESVGLQEVHRVNLEKLVDSKGRKIILLRSLGYGFGSIKATAENVFPRFGDPLFPDSASDPITKAASTFCAQYCHCCCCMCLIRTCSHVNNQCAVVLSQFITALTCFGCLECCVDLCCDF